Genomic segment of Vitis riparia cultivar Riparia Gloire de Montpellier isolate 1030 chromosome 19, EGFV_Vit.rip_1.0, whole genome shotgun sequence:
CCATAATTCATAGTGTTGTGACAAGGTACAGAGTGAGCCATTTTAGTGGAGGATAAAAGCAATGTTCCACATTGCCAGGGATCTGGCTGTCAATATTCGGAGTTTGGCCACCCTTATGACATCTTTGCTGTAACGTGTTTGACATGTTTGTACATGTTTTATGGAATCTACATGCCATTTCGACTGATAGATCCTGTCTTTGATATTGCCCCCTGCAGATTTCTCTTTAGTTGTAACCACAATTTTGTCTTGCTGTTTTTAATGATCACCTATCTACATGAGCAACCTGGAAATTGCTGTTTTTGAACAAATAACCATCCTGCATCAGAAAATCGCATGTCAAAGCTCCTAAATTTCAGACTATATACGGCCAAAGTCAGTCTGTTGCAATTCCTTCAAAACTCTGTATAGCAGTTGTGCCAATGGTGTCTTTCAAAAGAGATCTCCCACTCAAATCATATGGGAGTTTATATAAGTACCCACTTTGTATGAATCACGGAGTTGCAACTTTTCAACTCCACTAGCTTTTCATGCTGAAATTTCAGCACTTGTTGATTGCTTACTTATGTGCTTTAAGCTGATGATCAGTATGAAGGATGAACAAGCCTGAAGTATATCGGTGAAGCACAACCAGGAAATGCTTAATATTGTGAGCCAGTCACTTTCCTTATATTTCTATTAggacaaattaaaaatattgtttaagagaaaaacttaaaagaggaattttgttgaaatatttATCCTTTAACTACTTTTGAACATGGTTTTAAGTTGAGGTATTGGTTGTTGACTCAGTAGGTCTTGGGCTCAACATCTTAGATCAATATCAGAAAAATTTTAGACAAATAATTACAATTAGACAGAttcaacaaattaataaaaaaagcatTTATGACATTTTACATTATCTAAAATGGTTACAAAAGCATGTGTTTGAGTTGGTTGGTGATAGTTTTAAGAATTGAATGCTCTTAAAACATTTACCATACCCATTTTTACACTCAATACCAATTTTTGATAATTGgtgtattttgaaaataaaaaatgaaaataataaaaagaaatttgattaataaaaaaataattatttgaaaataattgagtttgaattttttgtttatgcTTATGTATTGAGGTAGAGTCATGGTGGCCATGATCTAGGCAGATGCCAACTGGCCGAGACTGGTATATCTTAGCAGATACTTTGAACTATGTTTGCATATCACACGAGGACATGCTTGTTGTAATATCTACTCTTGTTCCAAGCATTGTGTTTGACTTCTTTTAGTCATCTATATCGTGTGTCCCATCAATGGCTGTTCTGTTGAATACTGTTTCACTGATTTGTGCAACCCTCTGAAATTGGTTACATAACTCCAATTCTTGCTCTTCCCTGTTTGAATCACCAGTTTCCAAATATTTGTTGCAGGAAAAAGTTGGGTTGGGTTCATCTTCCTGTGACACTGGCAAAGGGAAGAGCAAGATGTCAAAGAACATAACACATGGCTATCACTTGGTAAAGGGAAAATCAAACCATGCCATGGAAGATTATGTTGTTGCACAATTTAAGAAAGTTGATGACAAAGAGCTTGGTCTGTTTGCAATATTTGATGGTCACTTGAGCCATGATATTCCTAATTATTTGCGGTCtcatttatttgataatattttgacAGAGGTAATTCATGATATCTTCATTGCAtcatattttttcttgtttggaaTTGCTTTCTATGAACTATTTATAGTGTCTGCTTGTGGGTACCCTTAGGCCATTTCTTGAGTGGTGTTTAGGACTTCTGCCTCCATACTCAAAACTTTGAACTTTGACTTGGTTAATTATGGAAATTTGGATGTAGATTAGTTCGCGGTTGTTTTTGAAAATCTGGTTAAAATCTACTGCATTTCTTTTCTCTAATTGTTTGATTAAACATGTTTAGTTTTtgccttttctttccttctctgcCTCTGGTGCTTTTTTGGGTTTGTTAAAGGGATAGCAATCTCAGCATCTTTTCTCTTGCTGCGACTAGCCTGACTTCTGGACTGAAACGGAGGAGGCAATTAGAAGAGCATATCATAATACTGATACTACAATTTTGGAGAAATCAGCTGATTTGGGTAAAGGGGGATCAACAGCAGTTACAGCAATATTAATTAATGGGCATAAGTTGATAGTAGCCAATGTCGGGGATTCTCGAGCTGTCATATGCAGAAATGGGGTGGTCAAACAACTATCAGTTGATCATGAGCCGAGCAAGGAACGAAAGAACATTGAGGACAGAGGTGGTTTTGTATCAAACTTCCCAGGTAAAATGATGTCTGAAATATGAACAGATTCTTTTAAGGTTGTCCAGACACCACATGGCAATTATATCATTCCATCATCTATATTTTGACTTGGCTATGTTTCTTTCTGAACACTTATTTAATGTAAGttcattttaagattttcaCGACTGTTCTCTTAATAGTCTTTGAGGACTCTATTGGGAACAAAAACCATGCTCCCTATCTTATGGGAATTAAATAAAGACATTTCACTTCCCTGTGCGCTCAAACGAGCCGTTTAAACCCCATCATGGGATACCACATGTAATGACCAACAGGGATTCTGAAGAGGGTTGTATAGCTTTTCAATTGATATAAGTTGCTTCTGCATGTTTCCTTTCCTGGTATTATGGTGGTATGcattttctattcttattttTGCGATTAACcatcagttttttattttttatttattttatttaccactGTCCTAGTATGTTAATGTGATATCAATGTCTTCAATGGGACTATCACCAATAGCGATGTTTTCACACTGCCTCCTTACTGCAAATCATCCATTCTCAGAGGAGTTCTTATGTATTTGTGATTAATTCAGGGGATGTTCCTCGTGTTGATGGGCAGTTGGCAGTTGCAAGGGCTTTTGGTGACAAGAGCTTGAAGGGACACCTCAGTTCAGAACCAGATGTGGTGGTAGAGCACATATATGATGATACAGAGTTTGCTATTTTGGCAAGTGATGGATTATGGAAGGTTTGTTACCTTCCAACTTCCAGTAATGCTATCTTCCAGTAATATAGACTTTATCGTAAACTATCCATTGcatggaaataaaattatttaggcTAACACTGGGGAAGAAATGCTAGGAAGAATTGGCTACATGTTCAAGGAAATGTATCAGTTTTCTGGACAAATGAAGTCCCATGGAAGTATTCTAACTAGATTTCAATATGTAACTTGCTTGATGACCGATAAACCTGTTTATCACAAACCTAGATCGTACATGAGTACTGAACTGATTCCTAGGAAACACTTAGTCATTAGAGAGGTTAAGAAAGCCCTACTTAGTGGCTGCAAAAGAAGAATGCCCTAATATTGCATACTTGAGCACCTTCGACACACTCCCCCTAAATGATCCTTTCATAGAATGTGGTTAATAGATACAAAACTCTGAGTCCAACAACTATAACTCAAGAGAAATGCATCATATGATAGTGTAACCTCTGCAGTGCACCTGACTAAAGAAGAGAATATCGTTTACAGATAGTTGTATGTTTGTGCCTCAAAAGCCCTTGTGGTCGAGCAATATTTTGACAATGTGGATGTTGGGTGTCATTCATCTTCTTTTCCAATGTAATGTAATTGGCATGGACTGAAATCCAGGTAATGACGAACCAAGAAGCAGCAGACTCAATCAAGAACATAAAGGATGCCAGGGCTGCAGCAAAGCACCTTACTGAAGAGGCACTGATTAGGAAGAGCACAGACGATATCTCCTGCATAGTAGTAAGATTCCAGTGAGATGCTTTCTTGCTTCTTGTTGTGCTTTTCTTTGTTGGATTGGGGATGAACTCTCTTCATGATCTCCTTGGTGTTTGGTTGAGTATGCTGTAAAAATGAACCTGATGCATGTCTTTTGTTGCCACTGTAAAGGtcttctctctctgtttttctacTGTATCAGTATTGGAGGTTCAAGCTCATACTGCAGCTGAAATGCCAAATGATATATTGCAAACCTTCTTTGTGTGTTGTATGGTAAAAGAAGAAGATCAAACATGACTCCTGTTTGGGTGTTTTGAGTGACTTTTAGAACTAGAATCATTCTATTTTTTGCTGGGATTATTTGATTGAACGGGATGAAATAATCCCAACtttataaaagtaatttctCCCGTCtttgaacttgaaaaataatgatataaatgtcttttaatattagattattttttatataagtttagacttaaaaaaaaaaaaaacattagggGTGGTTTTGTCAAAAATTGGacattattttaatttgcaagtttaatattattattatttttaatcaaataaccctttttgtttttattggaaATTGGTATCTGCCTTCCTTAACTTTGACATGaaattaaggtggtgtttgttttttggttaaatagaaaaagtcaaaatatttagtttttttttattcagctaaaagtaacttgttgacatgaacttattatcaataagttcaatttagttatgttggatgatgtcaacatattatttttagtttaataaaaaaagttaaatattttggctttttttattcagtcaaaaaacaaacatcacttaAGTTATCaactatcatattttttaaaagaataaaaataaataaaattatttgtataaatacattttaatttttaaaaatattttttaattttattttataaaaaaattgtaaatttaatttatataatgttaATTAAGcttaatttgagtttttttaaaagtaaaaattattttttattataaataaattaaaagtaaatatttttttagtgaaatatgaatgttaatattatagtaaaattataaattatatttttagtaatattataaaatatggatgttaatatctttataaagatataattaattatttttaaaatgtaaataatgataattttaaaataataattgttaataatattttatttaaatttaaaaatatgtaaagttttaagttcttttttttttaatatgtaaataagttaagttttttattatatgtatatatttaatgtttaataaaaaatggaatattttggactaattttgatttggtttgtgattgattgaatcaattttttgaattcttaattattcttaaaaattggtAGATTAAATAaagaatctaaaatattatgtCATTTAATTTGGTTTCACTTGAACTAGTGACAACATTAAGAAAAGATAATTATGTACAAAAGacaatcataaatttataactcATTTGGGATCAGATTTGATTGAGTCTATTTTTgagttatattatttttaaaaattatgagacTCATCActaaatttaacaaattaagtctcgcttgatttgaagttcatttgttTATTGAGAAAATTTGTACAAACGTAGTTATGTGCTAAGAAGAAACAACATAGTCATTGTCTATTAATTTTAGTCCATAAATTTTTAGTTGAGATTGAGTTATTTTtcgagttttaaattattttttaaaattaatagacttgCTAAGGAATACAACGCTTTACATCTTTCTATTTGTTCagggaaaaaattttaaaaactattttaatattaaaacctaaataaaaagacaacagattgaaaatttaaatattttaatattaataaaaacttCTTTCTTGAATAATTCAATTTGAAGAAGTAATTTACTAACCAAAATTATAagttacccttttaaaaataaaatgataaaatacatGGTAGATATCATACTAAATAAATAGAACTAAATTAATTGAAGATATCAtcaatgattttattattttttattaattacaaTCTAAATGAATGGATTagaaaagtaataataataataatatattttcaagtcaaacaaagttaCAAAATCAATTTGGTACAACATTAGAGCTACACTACACCTTGGGAGTGCTTATGAACTTAGTTGAAATATCAAACAAcgaaatcatttttttagagttataaaataaaaggatttgaattgaaatgaatgaaaaagaGAACAATACATGtgataagaaataattataactTTTCAAGTCAAACAAAATCAATTCGATATTAAATTAGAGGTACATTACGTTGGTTGATTGTTCATGATTTTCGTTGAGATCATCTTGTTagaccaaggtttggttaatcttaattttaataataataaaacaaagttTGGATATAATTGTTTATcttaagtaaaagaaaatatctcaaagaaAAGAACTTTCAAGACTTTACTTGTCTAGGATTTCTTTGTAAAGCTGTTGATGTATTAGAaccatgcattttattttttacttaagtGTTTAAAGTCATCCAAATactaatttgttttaatttttaatttttaatttttataatcagatgatttcatgttttcaattaaaaatcttGAATGatcgattaatttttttgatttatcgcatcaaaacacaatttataactaaattcactattctagagtagcttgtacctgattaaaaaatggtttcaatACAAACTatcatagtatagtggtttttaggcgTCGTCCACTAGGATGAATTATTTTCGGTACTTAAGGATTGAATGGGAGGATAAAAAGTGATTGTTATAAAGtgaaatcaatttgaaaatttatggtgaaaaatcaatttaacaatggtctcaaattgaaaagaacaatgaaatgtaaactagaagaaaattaataggaaatgaaattcttggagttaggattttctggAAAACAATTtacatggtgaatagatgttgagatctaatttcatcaagttagattgaaaacctaaattctcATCTAAATCGATTTTAGATGTAGTTTTAAGTCTAGATctaatttatcttcaaattaggttatttaatccaagatatcaatttaaattataaatttagttcatcttaaatcatcttccaatgattcatacaatgcaactatttgatttcattaaatctacttttaagaatttaatgaatccaCCTAGTTTGCAATGTAATagtcatccaagacaatttgaataGAAAACCCCCAAAatccaatcaatcaatcaattggatcaaattacctttgtaattcaagctcatttctctaattcaccatggATCTTGCTTCAAGATCCTCATTCCTCttagaaaaacgagatttaaccactcatgcttggagatttggtctcacaagacatgtttggctagtgagaaaatgaaggaaagtagagaattctattgaaaaagaaaatatggaaaatctacaattagaaaatgttcaaaaaaatttctcatcctcCATCTTCTTCATGAAGAATtgaagtttctatttataggacATGGTCAAGTGGACACTCGGCATCATCTAAGATGTCTTTCAGAAGCTTCTTCATCAAACAATTTGGAGTTTAACAACAAAATGACCATTTTGCACGAGCTCAACCAATTCCGCATGGTTGTGTGAAATCAATAATTTAGTAGTAGCAGTTATAGCTTTCTGGAGCATTTCGCATGACCGTGTCAAATTTTCACATGATCATGTGAAATTAGCTTGACAATTCTCCTTTGTTTGTAGCACAATTCCACCTTTTGGTCAATTTCGCATAGTAATgcgtgtgaaaccaaggtttggttaattttgattttaatgataacaaaataaggtttagaactaatgattatatttcaagtgtgattaggcaagacgatttccaaagtggaaatcacaaagacaaatcaagccaatgagaaatcatgaagaagaagaccacctcaaagagaagtgtttttcaagacccaagcttcataagatctctttgtaaggttgttggtgcactaggattttcatgcattacattatttacttagcaccaaaatcattcaaaagttattttgttttaaatattttaagaattggatgatttcatattttcaactaaaaccttgtgttaaatgtctttcaaacttgttttaaaaggttttaagttgaaaaagttggttgttgagccaaaaaatggctcaaccagTTGAACCGGGTGAGGAACCGGTCAACCGCAAGCTCAACCGatcgacccccaactcaaccggtcgaggtccgggtcGACCCCTAGCTTAACCGATCGAGGTCCGGGTCGACCCatagctcaaccggtcgaggctcgggtagacccccagctcaaccggtcgagggtgcaaaaaactttctctttcttctagaacggttgttcaatcggtcaaggttgaacctcaatcgATCGAGGTCCAACGGttgaccggtcgaacccccaaatggctagtttggcttttctcttctataaaaaggctccaatcttcattgtttaaataaCTTAActttcccaaacctttcttgaatatatttgagcctttaagagtgtttttgagtgtaccattgttccaaaacttgcatatctttagtgcaccattcaatcctagttctcttgtatcatttgagcttaaagttcttgtgttaggatttttgtgagatcttttatttgtaaatcctTGAGAGgaagttgttcaagagtgggatatctcttgagaaatGTAAAAGGTGCTTGgaaccaaaagtccaagagggtgaattggaatcataatcaattgtattgcttgaaggcttggtttggaagccttgaattagtagaacctcaagctcgggattgaagctaaaggagagtggatgtaggtcgggttgcgtcaaaccactataaactcttgtgtttgcattctctcttccctattctttaatttatatgcaattgtctttatattgcttattatatacttgcaaataattgtctcttacattcacatagtttaaatttgcaaaaagagaccatcaccctattcaccccccttctagggtgattaccataggttggattagcctaatttttcctAACAAtgcgaaatggaaatatttgatttttaagctttcttttttcatttatttcatttcttcctttgaatcCACCTCAACTACCTTTAAATCAGCTCCAAATCTCAGTCCAAATACATTGCTTCTTCCTCATCATCCATATTATTTGCCCTCCTCAATTCCATTTCTCTTTTGTCACtcaatgcttcaaaaatcaccttgaaaTACCTCCAAAACTTCACAAAAATCATTAGTATCTTTTGCCAGGGTAacaatgtattacttgggcatattaggcataattactactcaaaaggtatggaattcatgagaattattatttaaaatgtgttgtttttaagtagtaatcattgagtcaaatattttttaaaatttatcctaaatttttttaataagttataCCAAAGTTGTTAAAGGTTCCAATCCTTAA
This window contains:
- the LOC117909361 gene encoding probable protein phosphatase 2C 39: MAGKEIINKMKEKVGLGSSSCDTGKGKSKMSKNITHGYHLVKGKSNHAMEDYVVAQFKKVDDKELGLFAIFDGHLSHDIPNYLRSHLFDNILTEPDFWTETEEAIRRAYHNTDTTILEKSADLGKGGSTAVTAILINGHKLIVANVGDSRAVICRNGVVKQLSVDHEPSKERKNIEDRGGFVSNFPGDVPRVDGQLAVARAFGDKSLKGHLSSEPDVVVEHIYDDTEFAILASDGLWKVMTNQEAADSIKNIKDARAAAKHLTEEALIRKSTDDISCIVVRFQ